AAGCAATAAACTGTTTCCTCACTCAACTACTAAAAACGGTTCAGGACATGATGTTGCGGCAATAAATAAACTGTATTTCTACTGTGGCAAGATTTTCTTGCCCATGCTAGCTTGCTTGGCAAAGTTAATTTTTTGTTGAAGTACCAAACACCTGTCCTTGCCTGGTGAGGTCAATATTAAGTTTGCTTTCGAGGCAAGTGCACCCTAAATCATTACACATAAATTGGTGGATGTGCGAAATAAAAACAGGTTGAGTCAGCTACATCACTACAGTACAGTAGTTCTGAAATTAGTATAGAGGGATAAGCATGGTAACCTCTCCATCCTACATTCCAAGTATTTCTTCGAGAACATCCGACATTTTTCAGACTGAGCTCCAGTAGACTTCAGGCAAGCAAGATAGTCCTTCTTCTCCTGTTTGAACAGGCAACTCTCATATAACACTTGCTAAACATTACACCCCTACGAGAAAAACAAGAGTGATCGCAACTTACCAGGTCGCACTCATGCAAGTGATCGAGGGGGAATACACCTTTTTCAGGAGGTACAGGCCTCGCTCCCCTGTTTCCACCAAACGCGCCGCCTGTGAGAAGTCACAAGGTTATGCAGCGGCTGGTATACGATCTATGATGTCAAGTTAGTGATGGGGTAGATGACGGGTAACACGCTGACGGAGCACAGAGTTGCCGGCCAACGCCAGATATCTAAATGTAACAAGAGTGAGCATGAACCTACTACATGCATGACATGAGCATTGCATAGGAGATGAATCGGAAAGACGCGTCCTCACCCGCACTCATTTCCCAAGCACTTGAGGATCCAGATGTTGATGCCGGCGCTTGCAAAGCACCAACACTGCAGGTGACACAAGGCGGCACAAGTCAAGCAAGGTGCagacatcatgcgcatttcatcgaACAGGTCAGGTGCGAGCCCAATGCCATGCACAGATTCGCCCACCAAAGCTCATGACGCCAGGAGATGAGACACTCACAATGGTGGAGTCTGCGCGGTTCCCTTGAGAACTCTTCACGCCGGAGCGAGGgacggcgcgggcgcgggcggatgGATGAAGCCGGCCAGCGAAGGAGGAGAGCGAGAGGCTTCTCGATCGGAAAGGGGGCTAACAAAATGGGCTGGGCTAGCTAATGGTACGTCCGAACGACCTTTGGGCAATTGGGCTGGGCCATTCCCGCAGGATGGGCCGCGTAAGGTGCAGTCTCGTCTCACATATAATAAGGTCTCGCATCGCAGCCCGGCTCCTCCCGTCCTCCTCTCGTCTTTCTCCCGCCGCCACTCTAAACCCTAAACCGCCGctgccatgtcgccgccgccgcagccgcagctGAAGGACAAGGCGGCGCACGAGGTGCCGCGCGCGACGGCGGCCAGCGCCGTGGCGTCCCTCACCAAGTGGATGCGGGAGCGCGCGGCCGAGGCGCCGCCGAACCTGCTCGCCGACGAGCGCGACGACCTCGtcgtgctccagctctcgctccgcCGCGTCCCGCCCAAGCCCACCACCAAGCCGCACCTGCTCCCGCTCCCGCACCCCGTCGTCGCCCACTCGGCCGCCTCCGTCTGCGTCATCTCCGACGACCGCGCCGGCTCcggctcccccgccgccgccgccatcctcgaCGCCGCCAGGTCCCTCAAGCTGCCCGTCTCGGAGGTCGTCCCCTTCTCCGCCCTGCGCACCGACTACCGCCCCTACGAGTCGCGCCGCCGCTTCGCCGCCTCCTACGACCTCTTCCTCGCCGACCGCGCCCTGCTCCCCATGCTGCCCCGCCTCCTCGGCAAGTCCTTCTACTCCACCAAGAAGGCCCCCATCGCCGTCGACTTCACCCGCGCCGGGTGGCCGGAGCAGGTCCGCAAGGTCCTCAGCTCCACTTTCCTGTACCTGCGGACCGGGACCTGCTCGGGGATCAAGGTGGGcaggctggacatggaggaggaggagattgTTGACAATGTGATGGCGGCAGTGGAGGCCGCCGTGGAGAAGGTGCCCAAGAAGTGGGAAAACGTGAGGGCTCTGCATTTGAAGGCTGTGGATTCGGTTGCCCTGCCAATTTACCAGGTTGTGCCGGAGTTGGGCATGAAGATTGAGGCTCCGGTTGCGCGTTTGGAAGCAGGAGTTGGTGCCGGAGAGGTCATCGATGCTGCAGAAGTTGGGACTGGCAGCAAGcgcaaggacaagaagatgaaggtgCTGAAAGATGCCAATGGTGGAGCTGAAGGTTTGAAGTACAAGAGGAAAAGGAACAAGAAGGATCAGACTGAAGATGCTGTGATGGAAGAAGCCCCAGAGGCGactgagaagaggaggaagaaggagtcggttGAGGAGCTTTCTGCTGGTGAAGACCTGAAGACCCCAAAAAAGGGCAAGGATAAGAAGCGTGCATTGGACAAGGAGGTGGAGGATGATGCCAGTCCTGCAGAAAAGAAGGGTAAGAAGAGTGAGCATGCATCGAAGGAAGCCAGCAACAAGAAAAGTAAGGACAAGCAAGCACCCAAGGAGGTGGAGGATGTTGGCAGCAAGAAgaataaagggaagaagaagaagagcctgAAGGGTGATTCTGATGATGGTGAAATCCTTTTTGATGGGGAAAGCACTCCTGCTGCCCTTATAGCTGACAAGGAAGAGAAGAAGAGCAGGGGGAAGAAATCAAGTGGTGATAAGATGAAGAGATCCAGGGCAAGGGTCTAAGGCTGTAGTTGTTTTTCCTGAAGTTGATGCTTGTCAGTTGAATGCCAATCTCTTGAATTGAGACCAAGCTGCATGTTCCATGCATAGTTAAGCTGGTTAATATGATTACTGTCGAATCTGCTTCTGTTTTGTATTAGGAGATTGCACTTGAGATTATACTGCTGGGTGTAATACGGGGGCGAGGGGGAATTTCTGGAGGTAGTTTCTTCAGATTTTAGTAGCTGAAACCTTTGTGGTAAAAGTTATGTGGAACTGTTTTTCTTTTCATCTTTTGTAATCCATCTGGTATGCAACAATTTTGTGCGAGTCTGATACTACCATTCACGTGTTGGTCTGTCTTCAATAATGCACCCTTTTAATAGTAGCTTATTGATGATTCTGGATAGCAGGTACTCATCTTTGACAGTCATCTGGACTATTACATGATCCAACATCTGTGACAGTCAGCAGGTATAGAACCAAAGAATGATTTACCAACATTTTATTTACTTCATGTGCTTATCCAATTTGAACAACACAGAATTCATGCTTTCATATCTAATTACGGCGATCAATCACTTGTGACTTGATATATTGTGTGCTGGACTTCCATATCTCTCTGCTCGATGAAATGCCTCGCCATAGAGAGACAGAGATCCTAACTCTGCCATTCCCTTCTCTTCAGAAGCTCTTGGTCTATTTCGGTGCAGCAGGAAAGGGGTGACTCTGCTGCTGAAACGGCAGAGCTTTTTTTTCTCCCACAGAGAAGAACGGATTCCTTTTTCATtggtatatactccctctgtaaagaaatagaaGAGCGTTTAGATCCTAACTTTTAGATGCTTATATATTCATTTTCCGCGTTCTCTGAAGTCTGAACACTACTTGATGCATCAATTGGGTCAAAATGGTTCTAATGCATTTTCATCTTAATTGCTTCTTCCTTCAGTTTTAAAGCAGCCTTATAATGCAGATCATTTTAGAGGATATATAGATTACAGTGAATAAACGGTAGACTCCGTCTCTCTCTTCTTCCTTAAACTGCGTCTAGATATTCTGAATTGTTTGTAGTTTTGACTTCCACTTGTCCATGAAGGATCCCCTGGGTATTACCACCCAAAGGTACttttttgagatgatgacctacAGATATTTATGAGGCATGCATTCGTATTATGAATTGGAACAGCATCAATCAGCAAGTATTTATGGCTGATGTCTCCTAGATGGGATAATTTTCCCCAAACTATGTGTGATTCATTGCTCTAGGTGGGAACATCATGGAATCATAGTGTTATTTTTTATGCCCTACTTTCTACCACAGATACACTTGGATTTGCATATTTTGAGTCCTGCTTCTACTAATTTGACTTATGATGTCCATGGTTTTGGATGATTGGTCGCAGCTCATCTTCTATCCTATGGTTTGTGTTGTGCTCCTCTCGGTTGTAGTTACTTCTACATTATTATACTATTTGAGGCATACATGATATATTGAACATCCTGAAGATTTATTTCCATTTCTTCAGTTCTAATAATTTACGCAAAGTAACGTCCAGTAACTAGACTGATTTTTTCTTGACCGTTGTTCTCTGGAGCTCATTATTTTAGTTCCTTTCTCTTGGATTTTCTACTAATCTGGGTGCTCTGGTGCTCCAGTTTCTTACTTGCAGGTAATGATCTTGCTGCAACTTGCTGCCTGGGTTTACAGGTTGGTGATTCTTCTAGCCCTTGATCTTCTTCTGTCCACGTGTGTCGTCTGTGCTTATATCTAAGTTGGATGTGACTATTCTTTTTCCAGTGAGCTAGCTGCTGCAGTCCCGCTCGTTTCTTTAGACGACACAGATGACagaaatgctgccatgggatcaggTCGTTACCTTTTTTCCGTCTCTGTCCGTGTGTATCCATGCAATTGTTTGTACGTCGTTTGCCCgcttgcatgtgtatatatgcttcTTTCTAACAATGGTCGTTTGGATGCATATGCCCATATTGCCATTTTCTGTGAAGTCTGTACTACAACCACTGGTTATTCCTTGTAATATCCAAGTGGTATAAGAGAttttggtagtgcgccattagcatATTCTTTGTTACTGAATCACTTCAGAGTTTAGACCAAATAGTGTTGACAAAATGTTACTTTCTTCATATGCAGTGAATTACCGTTTGGATCTCACTGAACCCCTAACCTCTCGGTCGCCTGTGGTTTCGTTCTGTTTGCGGCGATGGATTGCTTCCTCTGCCCCGTTCGTGTGTTGAGGTTTGTTCTTCTTACATCATCTTCCTTCCTTTGCCTCGTCACAAGCACAGGCCGCACAGGCCACAGAGCCTAAACTCTATTGGTATGCAGTTGGAAAATCAGCTGGAGGGGAGCTTCAAAGTTCTTTGCATTTGATCTGTCTACTCCCTGTATTCTCAGACCTGTGTGACTGAACCTAATAATCCACTATATCTTACTGTTCTAATTTCTTAAGTTCTGTATTGAGCCTCTGGCTTCAGACTTGGATCACCGGATTGTTCACTTCTTTTTGTGCTACAAAACTACAGCACTACTTGATCATTGCAGTCTCCTGTTCTGTCTTATGTGTATATCAATATCTCTACCACTATAATGCATCAGTTTTGAATTTGGATTTACCACCCCACCAATTTTTTACTCTGCTTGGGTACTGATTACCTGAAGTAATAGCTAAGATATAGTGTAGAGAGTAAACTTGCCGGGTGATACATGAGAGCATTTCTATAACGGTTGGTTCGATCAAGCTTTTTACCGATTTATACTGAAttaaacttcttgatgtggcgATAGGGTGTCCAGTCTCCAGTGTACATGATTGTCGATCAAATTTGTATATGAACTTCTTCCAGTTTGTTGGTTAGTACAGGAAATGCATGAGTTGTCAATCAGAAAGAACTTCAGTTCTTCAAGCAAGAACTACATTGTGATGATGAAACATGGTCAGTCCGCACCATCGCGTCTGCAAGATCACCTTCCAGTTTACATACACCATTGTAAGTACATCGCAGCTGACCAACCAGTAAGTAAATCCTACTGTAGATTGTTGTTAAGAGCTCCATTCTACGTGTGAGTTATGAAAGAGCAGTTGCTGTAGTTCTGTTTTACTGGTCCAATGGATTTGCCCTGCCTTACTCAGCTCCAATGGATTTTTGGCCCTGCCTTACTGTCATTTATTCAGGAATTTTTACTGGTTTGCTGATGTACAAAGGGCTGATCCAGCTCTTGTCATTTGATCAGAATATGCGTACACCATGATGGTTGGTGAGAAATCTGACACACAGTTATGGCGTTGTGCTGTTGGAGCTGCTAACAGGTCGTGCacctgtgcgaccaatataactggGAGGCGATCTCGTAGCATGGGCCGAAAAATTACATGAGGGACAATTCTCTAGACCCAGGGATCCTCGACACTAATCTGGATTTGGAAGATAAAGTCGCCGTCTATCATTGAGTTGTTGAAAATTGCTCTGCTATGTAGAGTAGTTACCTGTCGCCGTGTGAGGGACTGCTGATGCGGCATGTTGTACttgtgttagagcatctccaacagccgcgctaagcgccacgcgcaaaaaacctgtttaccgcgcgcgctgcggctggttttgcgcgcccgcctgcgctggctccagcagccgcgctataatgcagcgcgcgcgccgctccagtagagcgcaaaaatacagcgcgcgcgactcgccgggTATTTTGCATATATAATATTTTAGACAAAaatgaacatgtgaaatttgacacaaacaagttgatgaataaaagttcatgcccacaagttcaaaatcatgcccacaagttcatccaaccaagttcaaatgcaaactaaagttcaagacatgaaagacacatcaatcttcatcttcctcgtcttcgccttcgtcctcatcttccgaagacgactcttccgcctccgaagatgaatcttcctccctctcctcatcacgcaccgcaacacgcaccgcatcatgtgaagctccgacggtgttggcaagatcttcaacggcatcttcatgggaatgtgtgtgagaaggcacatcgaaagacattgCACCCATGGCGCCCGGAGGTGCactcatgcctcccatgagagaagcaaaactcatgcctcccatggcggccatagcgtcggagggtgctccaaagccacccatgcctcccatggcggccggaggtgcacccatgcctcccatggcggccggaggtgcacccatgcctcccatggcggccggatgTGCACCCATGCCTTCCAtggctccgaagccacccatgcctcccatggcaccgaggccaccgccacccatggcgccgaggccatcgccatccatggcgccgaggccaccgccacccattgcacgaaccaaggctcttttttggatcaagacttcttgttgggcaagattgacatactcTTTTTGCGCCGCATTGAGGTTAGATGTGTCCAAGAACAACAAGTGCTTCTTCCATTCCAACAACTTAGCTCGCTCCTCGTTGCTCACTttcctctcctccaaagccacctttctctcctcggccgccacccttctctcctcggccgccaacctcctctcctcggccatggcatcttggttccttgccattttcctcacctcattggcttcgacccttgccttcacaatagcttccatagcatttttgagctcatcatctccttttctcttcttcttttcggttttgtctttcttgcacccatccggtcgttttggcttcgagtatgaaaccgagttgggtgtggggcttctcttgccgtcatcacttgatgcatcatcctcctcctcctcatcattcaTCTCAATTGCTCGCTTtcgtttgttgctcaaatgcaaatcctccaaaccatcacgcttcttccatttctcatcatcctttaacacttcatagcaatgaggcaaggtaaataccttgcctttcttgatcttccccttcttggttgtccttgtctcttctttgaacaagttttgtgcaatgttgttctacaagaaaaaaaaacaagttagcacttcggtcaccaaaaacaagtatgatgaacatatatgagatgccacttactcgatcatcctcatttgtgccacttgggttaatcttgtcaaccgccttttgtacggccgcccacttttgacaatccgagttgattttcgaccatcgggaccgaagtgatctctcggagcggtc
The sequence above is a segment of the Triticum dicoccoides isolate Atlit2015 ecotype Zavitan chromosome 1A, WEW_v2.0, whole genome shotgun sequence genome. Coding sequences within it:
- the LOC119291415 gene encoding cytochrome c oxidase assembly protein COX19-like isoform X2, which produces MSAGGAFGGNRGARPVPPEKGVFPLDHLHECDLKKDYLACLKSTGAQSEKCRMFSKKYLECRMERNLMAKQDMSELGFSNTDVVVTPSEKNSKLESPTSDSKEKK
- the LOC119291407 gene encoding ribosomal L1 domain-containing protein 1-like, giving the protein MSPPPQPQLKDKAAHEVPRATAASAVASLTKWMRERAAEAPPNLLADERDDLVVLQLSLRRVPPKPTTKPHLLPLPHPVVAHSAASVCVISDDRAGSGSPAAAAILDAARSLKLPVSEVVPFSALRTDYRPYESRRRFAASYDLFLADRALLPMLPRLLGKSFYSTKKAPIAVDFTRAGWPEQVRKVLSSTFLYLRTGTCSGIKVGRLDMEEEEIVDNVMAAVEAAVEKVPKKWENVRALHLKAVDSVALPIYQVVPELGMKIEAPVARLEAGVGAGEVIDAAEVGTGSKRKDKKMKVLKDANGGAEGLKYKRKRNKKDQTEDAVMEEAPEATEKRRKKESVEELSAGEDLKTPKKGKDKKRALDKEVEDDASPAEKKGKKSEHASKEASNKKSKDKQAPKEVEDVGSKKNKGKKKKSLKGDSDDGEILFDGESTPAALIADKEEKKSRGKKSSGDKMKRSRARV
- the LOC119291415 gene encoding cytochrome c oxidase assembly protein COX19-like isoform X1 — encoded protein: MSAGGAFGGNRGARPVPPEKGVFPLDHLHECDLEKKDYLACLKSTGAQSEKCRMFSKKYLECRMERNLMAKQDMSELGFSNTDVVVTPSEKNSKLESPTSDSKEKK